The Raphanus sativus cultivar WK10039 chromosome 2, ASM80110v3, whole genome shotgun sequence DNA segment atgagagaaagagaaagagagaaaaaaaatgagagaaagagaaacaaaatgTGTTTATTTACTCACAAACATAGTTGGAAGATTTTTCCTGTACTTGTTTCTATGTGAATtagttttcttataatttttttgtattttatttaaattgtaaattaGACCTAGTATTATTATTGGTTGAATAGTATGAGGTTGTGTTGATGCTAATGTTGTTAGCTCCAAGAAACGATAAACTCTTACTGTAAatgcaaaatataaaaataatagaaaaaaattgatGGTTATAAAAATATCAGTTTTAGTAGATGAAAATTCGGAAATCAAAATttaggaaaataaaagaaaatatatttaaattttgattttctaaattttaaatattatatattaatgtataaattattttaataataaattgttgaGGGTTAAAATAAATCTAGAAAATAagcatttttgaaaaaaaataaattaaataagttAAGGTTTTCCCGTAATAAATTCCTTATTAAGAAAACTATGTCTTGCAAATTATGGTAAAATCTGGGATTAGATAATAAACCATATTTCATTTGTATCctattaaataatgttttagGAAGAATTTGTGTACTAATTTAGATGATATTTAGaagttataaacaaaaaaaaatactatttttaccATCGAtctatatataactattttattttttacatattctAAAAATTGTATATCATGATACATAAGAAGTATTTGTCAGTGGATATTTTATGCCCATTGGCACTTCCTTTtgttcataaaatatttttaaaattttatttgtttgaacagatattttaaattgtatatGCAAATTTTACTACCTACTAGTAAAAATTATAGATTTCAAAACAATGTTCATTGGACATAACTAATTGTCTTATGTTATTTTAGTTTAAGGTCGGAGGAACTTTTGTGAAATATACTTATGAATATATTTCTGAACAtgaattttctataaaatatgttaGGCTTTCAGtaaattgttattttagaaatagagggaagatttatatttaatatttattttaacaaaaaatcataacATCCCGGATTGTGACATGTGAAAAGGTTTAAGATAATTGATTTGgttacctatgtcaccaaagttgacttataTTTTCTGTCACATCcgtttaaaattccaaaattaaCTGTACTTGGGCTGGAGCAGTGGAATGATGGGTGACCTAACGAAAAGTTATTTGTGATACCATGCAAGTGAGGTCTAAGCACGGAGAAAAACCGGGTGGTGATTACAGGgtcaataaacaatgattttaaacctttgaaaaaattaatagaCCGATACTCAGATGGGATGGGGTCCACGAGCCAAGAGTAGGCGGCCCATTAGTCGTGGACGGTAAAGGTGTTACAAATACACTTAAGTAGAGACAAAAAGAAACTGATGCAATTATCGTGACAAAAAAGGAAACCAATGCAATTGACAACATATCTGGTTTGGGATTTGATCAGGGTTTTCGTGTCCATACCCAGAGTTTGTAAGCCGTACGGTCGAAGAAGACGATTGGGAGAGATGGGAAGCTTTAATAACCTCAAtagtgaatatatattttaaaataagaattggaaggtgctaaaatataagaattggaattttgattggtttaacTGATTCAAAATCAGTTGGTTAACTATAAACCAATTGATTTATGGTATATAGATAATTACGTTTTGAATTATTGATCGGAGAGAAATAGATTTGTAATTTTGTATTCATTGAAGAATAGTACGAAGTCATATTTTCGTGGGTATTTTGTGCTATATGATAATTTTTTGTGGAAAAATAAATCGTTCACCCAAAAAATCAGATTGTTTGGCTTTTATCCTGTTTCGACAAAACCATTTTTCTAATGGTTTCTTGTAGGAGGAGGAGGGCTACACCTTTCAAAGTAATTATTATCAACAATGTATATTTCGTCCTTCAGATTTCCAAAATATTTACCGAAATTTAAGTCTATATCCGGCAGGAGATACGTAGGATTAGGGCTGggaaaaaatccgaacccggaaaaccgaaccgaactcgATCGgaaaaaagtagcaccgaatccgaaccaaaattgattaaatatccgaacgggttcaaaattttggtatttaaaaaacagaaaccgaacccgatccgaaccaaagtatttcggatatccgaatgtatccgaaatatatttatatacttaaatatataaattatttttgatataatgtatattaaaaacattcaaaatatataagatacctttaagttttctaaaatactcgaaaaatatatgaaaatagtaaaaagtaaatgtttaaaatagctaaagtatactaaaaacaccaaaaatagttaaatatatattgattctctatccaaatattcaaagaaaaccaatatatatgttaaatttaggtattttgacatatttgttattaaaatttatatgtaatatattatctttcttatagattttgaaaatttaaagtgtataatgaattttaaagttttaaaaataatttgaatgggttatccgaacccgaaccgaacccgcaaagatccgaaccgaacccgaaccgacatttataaatatccgaatggggctgaaatctttgaccccgaaaacccgaaacccgaatggactgaaccgaaacccgaatgggtacccgaacgtccactCCTACGTAGGATCCTATTAGAATTGACATATTTGGAAGTACTAATACTATATGAGATAAAttaagagaagaaacaaaaaccgTTGccatataattaaaagaaatacaaaCGTGACACATGCTATTATCATATATCTTAGtgaaagtaataataataataagtaataataataataactgaaATAAATGTCATCAAGAGAGACGGACTGCACCGttcgattaaaaatattattttgattttcctTCCGCATTAATATATTATCTGAAACCATAATTCATCAGTAATCATCAAGCCCGGATCAACGACGATGAACCGcccaaaaccctaaaatctcAAGACGGATCAACAGTACGGCGACCATCATCTCCAGCGGCTGCTCTCGGCTGCTGAAACTGACTGATCTGTCCAATCGCAAGAATCCCTCCGTCGTAGTTGTTACCGGCAGGAACATCTAACCCACCAAACATCTGTTCTCTAGGGAAAAACTGGTGGTGATGATAATGATGGTCTCTCACTGTGGCCGTCGTCGATCCATCTGCGTTGGCGCCTGCGAGTAAGTTGATTCCAAGGCTCTGATGCGTGGCGGCGAGTATACCGAGGCTTTGGTACTTGGAAAGCTCAGATTTGGCACAGCTGAGATCGATTTGAAGCTGGCGAAGCTGATGTTGGAGGAGAGAGATGACTCCCACGCAGCCGTAGACCGGATCACGGAGACGCATGTCGGCTTCATAAGCTAAAGAGTTCACTGCGTCTTCACGTTGCGAAGGGTGGAGCTCGTTGAGGAGCTTTGTGACGTTGCTTGCTCCAAAGACTTTGTGAACGTTTGCGAATTTTTGTGGTTGGTCAGGTGGGAAATATGGAGCGAATACGCACTCCGGTTGGCATTTTCGACGGAGGAATTTGCAGGCTGCGCATGGTGAGTTCGTTGATGAAGATGCCATTTTTCTTCCTACACAAAGCCGCCATTAAAACTGAAAAAGCTAGCTagggtttctgatttttttctcttattggACGAAGAACTTATGTATCAGTTGTGAAAAGATAAGAAATATGTGACAGAGAAATATATTTGGAGATGTTGAAATCTGTAGAATAAGAAAGCTTACCTGCGAATAAATTAAAGAACTCCTCTTTTAATATGAATGAATTGTGTTTCTCTGGAGGGAAAGTGGAAGGAGATCTTCTCTGCTTTCGCTTAGCTGCTATTTGGCgttgaacagaaaaaaaaactgtaaaatgaGAGGAAACTTTGTAATTAATAGCATTAAAGATATTAGTAGGAATTTTTCTGTACAAACACACATATAagcatatgtatatattttatatgcacTTGAACCTTCTTGTCAAACTTTTAAAACAGATAGGGGAACAGATGAGAAACATTAAGGTGCTTTTATAAAGTCAAAGAAAAAGGTTTACATCAAATATACTACATACTTGGAAGAAATAAAAGATCATATCCTAAAGACCTATAGCTATGCGTATATAGTGTGACTTGTAGCTACATGATTGCTAGTCAAATTTTGGAAACTAGACCTCTAAAAGTTTCAAGTCTAGAGAGATAACCTGAGAAAGTTATGATGCCTATAAACGAACAACCAAAgagaaataaattttaattatgtaccTTATAGATGGAATGCTTAAGGATGAACGGAGGAAATATAAGGAATAAAATAGATGAGATCAATGGTGTTCGTTGTGTTGCTTAGATAGGTAGGTGTGAGAGAGAGGgcgaagagagaagagaagcaagaagatgtaattaataactaaaaagCAAGAGATTGGATCTCGTGAAGCTAGAAGAGACTTTTGGGTTTTGAGGCTCTCGATGGGCAAATCTCATTTTGTGCTTAAATTTTACTATATTCTTACtcagttatatataatataattctcTAATCAAAATACGCTCATAAATATGATACGACTATTACTATTTAAtgatgttaatttttaaaacatttatacactagtaataaataactataaacATACCTTAATAGTAATAGGATATGTGGTACTACAGGGAATTGATTTCCATGTGAAGAAGTTGAGAGTTtctgaaaaaaaagagaagagaggaagaggggatttggtgttcaaaaaaagagaggaagagGGGATCTTGGGATGAACCGTTGGACCCATTATACTAATAGTATTAACTTTTAAtttcacatatataaaaataaaagtaaaaagaaaataaggaAATAAATGTGAAAAGGAGAGATGGGAAATGAGATGGGGTCTGAGTCTGACTCTCCTGATTGATCTTGGGATGAAGAACTTTGCTCTTTTTATTCTTATTCTTTTTGTCTAGGGATTTACATACAGTAGCAAAGCATTTtgttattactattattatacTCTAAAACTATAATAcgattatattatatgatacgGTTGACAAAAATCACATATACAGAAAAAAGTAAATGAATGATAGCGTAGAAAAGTTGGTACTAAAATTTACCACCCTTAAGTTTCTTCGGTCAAACCCATTTTTCCATGTTTGTTAACATAAAAATCAGTAGGAATCTACTGTCACCTTCTTTCttatcttctctctctttctctctattaattttttaatattaaattaggCTCATGCAAGTGTTTTATTATTTGGACTCGCTAGTTTTGCGcaaacttaaaagaaaaataagaaaagaaaataagtgAAAGAAAAGAGGAAGGCATAGAAAGATGATGGGGGGTTTTTAGGATCAGTACTACTCTCCCAAAGGTGTAGGgagatagatagagagagagaaaatcgCCCAGATGCAGAGGCTAAGGAAACGGAGAGAAAGAACAACTTTTATGGTGTGTCGatatatagaaagagagagacagaCTAAGTAATCACGGactctttctttcttctatatctatatatctatatacttctctatatatataaattttcctCTACAAGAAATTAGGCCCAGGCCAAGACcattgtgtttatatatattatgggATATCGATTTTGATATTCAACACTTTCTTTGTTGCATGTggagtttaaaatatataacccAACGATGACAAAGTCTTCAATTCTTATTAATAATTGTCTTAATCCAATTTAAGAAATTTCTGAGTAAGGTAATCAACCGCTAcgttaattaaaaattagttcgtttttttttataaaaaagattttttatataagaaaaaacatgAATCAGTATGATGAATTCGGGTTGGGGACAGAGGCACCGTTTTTTAGATGCTTTAGGTTTCAGTCATTTCGATGTTAATAATTGAGGACACATTCAAGAACATCTCAAGACACACGAACCAATTTACTAAATTAAGTTATCGTATAGTCTAGTAGGTCCTCTTTTACTTGTTCTTCCTGTTAATTAAAGAGTATGGATATTGATTTACGGATTGTTgcatatttaaaaattgatcat contains these protein-coding regions:
- the LOC108840150 gene encoding protein ASYMMETRIC LEAVES 2, which translates into the protein MASSSTNSPCAACKFLRRKCQPECVFAPYFPPDQPQKFANVHKVFGASNVTKLLNELHPSQREDAVNSLAYEADMRLRDPVYGCVGVISLLQHQLRQLQIDLSCAKSELSKYQSLGILAATHQSLGINLLAGANADGSTTATVRDHHYHHHQFFPREQMFGGLDVPAGNNYDGGILAIGQISQFQQPRAAAGDDGRRTVDPS